The Saccharopolyspora gloriosae genome has a segment encoding these proteins:
- a CDS encoding response regulator transcription factor produces the protein MTTVVLADDEALLRKALAALLPLEGEITVLAEAEDGEAAVAATLRHDPDVLVIDLEMPRVDGLDAVTEIRRARPAQVILMLTRHARPGVLRKALKLGVQGFVSKSAEPAHISSVIKTLHAGKRWIDPDVSALAVVDDCPLTERELDVLRATRDGFSASEIAARLHLAEGTVRNYLSNAMQKTQTRTRHEAARYAREHDWL, from the coding sequence ATGACCACGGTGGTGCTCGCCGACGACGAGGCGCTGCTGCGCAAAGCGCTCGCGGCCCTGCTGCCGCTGGAAGGTGAGATCACGGTGCTCGCCGAAGCCGAGGACGGCGAAGCCGCCGTGGCGGCCACTCTGCGGCACGACCCGGACGTGCTCGTGATCGACCTGGAGATGCCACGGGTCGACGGTCTCGACGCCGTCACCGAGATCCGCCGTGCGCGGCCGGCACAGGTGATCCTCATGCTCACCCGGCACGCCCGGCCCGGCGTGCTGCGCAAGGCGCTGAAGCTCGGAGTCCAGGGCTTCGTCAGCAAGTCCGCGGAGCCCGCCCACATCAGCTCGGTGATCAAGACCTTGCACGCCGGGAAGCGCTGGATCGACCCGGACGTCTCAGCGCTCGCGGTCGTCGACGACTGCCCCCTCACCGAGCGCGAACTCGACGTCCTACGCGCCACCCGCGACGGCTTCTCCGCCTCCGAGATCGCCGCACGCCTGCACCTCGCGGAAGGCACGGTCCGCAACTACCTGTCCAACGCGATGCAGAAAACCCAAACCCGAACCCGCCACGAAGCGGCCCGCTACGCCCGCGAACACGACTGGCTTTAG
- a CDS encoding sensor histidine kinase, translated as MTDSWPVSRPRWTGGAVQDRLRTLNLITTVPPVLIVGVLSLVLTAHSWAHVVIQVVAVAAAVATAERWTAGDFLRVAKPCLVVAAAMWLLGALTDSTGASFGVCLVGSFLIPPMRRRRLVTLLGLSLLVAVLGSANLLVYGDVGARLWPYVGSPALTVVLATGFVYLNQRFYDLIAELEQSRERDAELAVMRERMRFAGDLHDIQGHTLHVVKLKVALAEKLLDADPARVREELREVHTLVGDTIVETKELAHAQRRLNLSAELENAKNLFEAAGIHVHIDREADVDPRAGELLGQVLRETTTNILRHAQARQVRITLSAAGITIVNDGAHEPGSPKLSGLSTLRQRMADHGGELEVSRSDGRFTTAAAFPAWTAREETR; from the coding sequence ATGACGGACAGCTGGCCCGTGTCCCGCCCCAGGTGGACCGGCGGTGCCGTCCAAGACCGGTTGCGCACGCTCAACCTGATCACGACGGTGCCGCCCGTCCTCATCGTCGGCGTGCTCTCGCTGGTGCTCACCGCGCACTCGTGGGCGCACGTCGTCATCCAGGTCGTGGCGGTGGCGGCCGCGGTGGCCACCGCCGAACGCTGGACGGCGGGTGACTTCCTCCGCGTCGCCAAACCCTGCCTGGTGGTGGCCGCCGCGATGTGGCTCCTCGGGGCGCTGACCGACAGCACCGGTGCCTCCTTCGGCGTCTGCCTCGTCGGGTCGTTCCTGATCCCGCCGATGCGGCGACGCCGGTTGGTGACGCTGCTCGGGTTGTCCCTGCTCGTTGCCGTGCTGGGGTCGGCGAACCTGCTCGTCTACGGCGACGTCGGTGCTCGGCTCTGGCCGTACGTCGGGAGCCCTGCGCTCACCGTCGTGCTGGCAACCGGTTTCGTGTACCTGAACCAGCGGTTCTACGACCTGATCGCCGAACTCGAGCAGTCGCGGGAACGCGACGCCGAGCTGGCCGTGATGCGGGAGCGCATGCGGTTCGCAGGCGATCTCCACGACATCCAGGGCCACACCCTGCACGTGGTGAAGCTGAAGGTCGCGCTCGCGGAGAAGCTGCTGGACGCCGACCCCGCCCGGGTGCGCGAAGAGCTGCGGGAGGTGCACACCCTCGTCGGCGACACCATTGTGGAGACCAAGGAACTCGCCCACGCGCAGCGGCGGCTGAACCTCTCGGCGGAGCTGGAGAACGCGAAGAACCTGTTCGAGGCCGCGGGAATCCACGTGCACATCGACCGCGAGGCGGACGTCGATCCGCGCGCGGGTGAGCTGCTCGGCCAAGTCCTGCGCGAGACGACGACGAACATCCTGCGCCACGCCCAAGCGCGCCAGGTTCGGATCACGCTGTCGGCCGCCGGCATCACCATAGTCAACGACGGCGCGCACGAGCCCGGATCGCCGAAGCTCAGCGGGCTTTCCACGCTGCGGCAACGAATGGCGGACCACGGCGGTGAGCTGGAAGTGTCCCGTTCGGACGGCCGATTCACGACCGCGGCGGCCTTCCCCGCCTGGACGGCCCGGGAGGAGACCCGATGA
- a CDS encoding alpha/beta hydrolase — protein sequence MQKFLVTMAFGAAVAAAGTAVVPAVSAAPKTTDELNWGPCPETPVPTPDLECTTVQVPLNYQDPEGHTIDIAVSRLPSKNPEKRRGVLLTNPGGPGSGGLDYPQLLTTPVLPKPLPQSVRDQYDVIGFDPRGVGRSAPVTCDLTPEQQAIGNLPYPNDEADVLRQAEVAKAEARQCADSETGPMLPYTTTANTARDMDRIRAALGESTVSYLGASYGTYLGAVYTTMFPQHSDRFVLDSNLGPGGYDIEAMRAFGRGLEDRFPDLAKFAAAHPEYGLGTTPAEVTAKFHELAARLDREPVAAYNGSIFRGMVFTLLYSENPEPVARAMQSLDKGEDPKLPGSEPPATDNISAARFAVLCGDSAWPRSVESYQQDVEVDRKRYPLIGAAGANIGPCAFWETDPVEPPVRITDRGPSNVLMVQNERDPGTPMSGARELRAAFGDRARMVSVDEGGHGAYVIGANQCANDAVTDFLVTGARPEQDSACAAEPR from the coding sequence ATGCAGAAGTTCTTGGTGACCATGGCTTTCGGCGCCGCCGTCGCCGCGGCGGGAACGGCGGTGGTGCCGGCGGTGTCCGCGGCGCCGAAGACCACCGACGAGCTGAACTGGGGGCCGTGCCCGGAAACTCCCGTCCCGACACCGGACCTGGAGTGCACGACCGTGCAGGTCCCGCTGAACTACCAGGACCCCGAAGGGCACACGATCGACATCGCGGTGTCGCGGTTGCCCAGCAAGAACCCGGAGAAGCGGCGCGGCGTGCTGCTGACCAATCCGGGCGGCCCCGGTAGCGGAGGGCTGGATTACCCGCAGCTGCTGACGACGCCCGTGCTGCCGAAACCGCTGCCGCAGAGCGTGCGGGATCAGTACGACGTGATCGGGTTCGACCCGCGCGGAGTCGGCCGCAGCGCCCCGGTGACCTGCGACCTGACGCCGGAGCAGCAGGCCATCGGCAACCTGCCGTACCCGAACGACGAGGCCGACGTCCTGCGGCAGGCCGAGGTCGCGAAGGCCGAAGCCCGGCAGTGCGCGGACTCGGAGACCGGGCCGATGCTGCCGTACACCACCACGGCGAACACCGCGCGGGACATGGATCGGATCCGTGCCGCTCTGGGCGAGTCCACTGTGTCCTATCTCGGCGCGTCCTACGGGACGTACCTGGGCGCGGTGTACACGACGATGTTCCCGCAGCACAGCGACCGGTTCGTGCTGGACAGCAATCTCGGTCCGGGTGGATACGACATCGAGGCCATGCGCGCCTTCGGCCGCGGTCTGGAGGACCGGTTCCCCGACCTCGCGAAGTTCGCCGCCGCGCACCCGGAGTACGGGCTGGGCACGACTCCGGCCGAGGTGACCGCGAAGTTCCACGAGCTGGCCGCCCGGCTGGACCGGGAACCGGTCGCGGCCTACAACGGCTCGATCTTCCGCGGCATGGTGTTCACCTTGCTGTACAGCGAGAATCCGGAGCCGGTGGCGCGGGCCATGCAGTCCCTCGACAAGGGTGAGGATCCGAAGCTGCCGGGTTCCGAGCCGCCCGCGACGGACAACATCTCCGCCGCCCGGTTCGCCGTCCTCTGCGGCGACTCGGCCTGGCCACGTTCGGTGGAGAGCTACCAGCAGGACGTGGAGGTCGACCGGAAGCGGTACCCGCTGATCGGTGCGGCGGGGGCGAACATCGGTCCCTGCGCATTCTGGGAGACCGACCCGGTGGAGCCCCCGGTTCGGATCACCGACCGCGGCCCGTCCAACGTCCTCATGGTGCAGAACGAGCGCGACCCGGGGACTCCGATGTCCGGTGCCCGCGAACTGCGCGCGGCGTTCGGCGACCGCGCCCGGATGGTCTCGGTCGACGAGGGCGGCCACGGCGCCTACGTGATCGGCGCCAACCAGTGCGCCAACGACGCGGTGACGGACTTCCTGGTCACGGGGGCGCGGCCGGAGCAGGACTCCGCCTGCGCAGCGGAACCCCGCTGA
- a CDS encoding dihydrofolate reductase yields the protein MIGLIWAQSANGVIGRDATMPWHLPEDLKHFRTVTAGATVLMGRRTWESLPPRFRPLPGRRNLVLSRTPQDGAETFTDLSEALATASGDVWVIGGAAVYRAALPLADRIVVTEIRELFDGDTHAPEVGRAPDSTGDWQESSTGLHYRFLTWG from the coding sequence GTGATCGGGCTCATCTGGGCGCAGTCGGCCAACGGTGTCATCGGCCGCGACGCGACGATGCCGTGGCACCTGCCGGAAGACCTCAAGCACTTCCGCACGGTGACCGCCGGCGCGACCGTGCTCATGGGCCGCCGCACCTGGGAGTCGCTGCCGCCGCGGTTCCGGCCGCTGCCCGGCAGGCGCAACCTCGTGCTGTCGCGCACGCCGCAGGACGGCGCGGAAACCTTCACCGACCTGTCTGAGGCGCTGGCCACGGCGTCCGGAGACGTGTGGGTGATCGGCGGCGCGGCGGTGTACCGGGCGGCGCTGCCGCTCGCGGACCGGATCGTCGTGACCGAGATCCGGGAGCTCTTCGACGGCGACACCCACGCTCCCGAGGTCGGGCGCGCACCGGACTCCACCGGGGACTGGCAGGAATCCTCGACGGGCCTGCACTACCGGTTCCTGACCTGGGGCTGA
- a CDS encoding thymidylate synthase — protein sequence MPDTQYEDLLRHVLDTGAHKADRTGTGTRSVFGHQLRYRLSDGFPLITTKKVHFRSVAYELLWFLRGDSNANWLRDNGVTIWDEWAAPDGELGPIYGVQWRSWPTPDGRHIDQISEVLRTLRENPDSRRIIVSAWNVADIPRMALPPCHAFFQFYVADGKLSCQLYQRSADLFLGVPFNIASYALLTHMMAAQAGLEVGDFIWTGGDCHIYDNHDEQVHRQLAREPRPFPELSLQPADSLFDYTYEHFVIDGYDPHPGIKAPVAV from the coding sequence ATGCCTGACACGCAGTACGAAGACCTGCTCCGACACGTGCTCGACACCGGCGCCCACAAGGCGGACCGCACGGGCACCGGCACCCGGTCGGTCTTCGGCCACCAACTGCGCTACCGGCTGTCCGACGGCTTCCCGCTGATCACGACGAAGAAGGTCCACTTCCGCTCGGTCGCCTACGAGCTGCTGTGGTTCCTGCGCGGCGACTCGAACGCCAACTGGCTGCGGGACAACGGCGTCACGATCTGGGACGAGTGGGCGGCGCCGGACGGTGAGCTCGGCCCCATCTACGGCGTGCAGTGGCGGTCGTGGCCGACCCCGGACGGCCGGCACATCGACCAGATCAGCGAGGTGCTGCGCACCCTGCGCGAGAACCCCGACTCCCGGCGGATCATCGTGTCCGCGTGGAACGTCGCGGACATTCCGCGGATGGCGCTGCCGCCGTGCCACGCCTTCTTCCAGTTCTACGTCGCCGACGGCAAGCTGTCCTGCCAGCTCTACCAGCGCAGCGCGGACCTATTCCTCGGCGTGCCGTTCAACATCGCCAGCTACGCGCTGCTGACGCACATGATGGCCGCGCAGGCCGGTCTTGAAGTCGGCGACTTCATCTGGACCGGCGGCGACTGCCACATCTACGACAACCACGACGAGCAGGTCCACCGGCAGCTCGCGCGCGAGCCACGGCCGTTCCCCGAGCTCAGCCTGCAACCCGCGGACAGCCTGTTCGACTACACCTACGAGCACTTCGTGATCGACGGCTACGACCCGCACCCGGGCATCAAGGCTCCGGTGGCGGTGTGA
- a CDS encoding aldehyde dehydrogenase family protein encodes MTSSLMSTTMTAKIAPALAAGNTVVIKPSEHTSASLLKLVPLFEQAGFPPGVVNVVTGHGADAGDALVRHPQVAKLSFTGSTATGSRIAATCGSRFVPVTLELGGKSPNIVFDDADTDGAAMGIIAGIFAAAGQTCIAGSRAFLQRGVYDEVLEKVAARAATIKIGDPLADDTELGPVAFADQRDKIEEYVRLGRAEGGRVLHGGTRPDLDLDGYFYTPTVFVDTDNGMRICQEEIFGPVLTVMPFDTEEEVVSLANDTSYGLAAGVWTRDLARAHRLSSVLEAGTVWVNTYRAMSPMSPRSGFKQSGVGIEHGTEVVREYTRLKSVWINTDESPARDPFVLGS; translated from the coding sequence GTGACCTCATCCCTGATGAGCACCACGATGACGGCCAAGATCGCGCCCGCGCTGGCGGCGGGCAACACCGTGGTGATCAAGCCGTCGGAGCACACCTCGGCGTCGCTGCTGAAGCTGGTGCCGCTGTTCGAGCAGGCCGGTTTCCCGCCCGGAGTGGTCAACGTCGTCACCGGTCACGGCGCGGACGCCGGGGACGCGTTGGTGCGCCACCCGCAGGTCGCGAAGCTCAGCTTCACCGGCAGCACCGCCACTGGCTCGCGCATCGCCGCCACCTGCGGGTCCCGGTTCGTGCCGGTGACGCTGGAACTCGGCGGCAAGTCGCCGAACATCGTCTTCGACGACGCCGACACCGACGGTGCGGCGATGGGCATCATCGCCGGGATCTTCGCCGCGGCCGGTCAGACCTGCATCGCGGGCAGCAGGGCCTTCCTGCAGCGGGGCGTCTACGACGAGGTGCTGGAGAAGGTCGCCGCGCGCGCCGCCACCATCAAGATCGGTGATCCGCTGGCCGACGACACGGAACTCGGCCCGGTGGCGTTCGCCGATCAGCGCGACAAGATCGAGGAGTACGTGCGGCTGGGGCGAGCGGAAGGCGGCAGGGTGCTGCACGGCGGCACGCGGCCGGACCTGGACCTCGACGGCTACTTCTACACCCCGACGGTGTTCGTCGACACCGACAACGGCATGCGGATCTGCCAGGAGGAGATCTTCGGCCCGGTGCTCACGGTGATGCCGTTCGACACCGAGGAAGAGGTGGTGTCGCTGGCCAACGACACGTCCTACGGGCTGGCCGCCGGGGTGTGGACGCGGGACCTCGCGCGCGCCCACCGGCTTTCCTCGGTGCTGGAGGCGGGGACGGTGTGGGTGAACACCTACCGGGCGATGTCGCCGATGTCGCCGCGTTCCGGTTTCAAGCAGAGCGGTGTCGGCATCGAGCACGGCACCGAGGTCGTTCGCGAGTACACCCGGCTCAAGAGCGTCTGGATCAACACCGACGAGAGCCCCGCCCGCGACCCGTTCGTCCTGGGTTCCTGA
- a CDS encoding TIGR03619 family F420-dependent LLM class oxidoreductase has product MLNFGPGTDPSTLLGWARYAEERGFGFAMISDHLAITPDAAEPYPAPFYDPFTTLAWLAGQTERIELGTTVAIVPYRHPLHTARVTANIDQFSGGRLLVGAGIGWAQQEYQALGLPFERRGRMTDEYLEVITRSWREETLSFHGEFVSFDDVSTGPLPTRQPPLWVGGNSAAAIRRTVRFGDAWHPYNQRLPWLRDEGLPALRRAAEDAGRVTPDFAPRLPLLLTDGALDDDTRPAGQGTLDQVRRDVDELAELGATHVLFDTYPGTPAEMRPQAQDHRILDALAQHILG; this is encoded by the coding sequence ATACTCAATTTCGGCCCGGGCACGGACCCGTCGACGCTGCTGGGGTGGGCGCGTTACGCGGAAGAACGCGGATTCGGCTTCGCGATGATCTCCGATCACCTCGCGATCACCCCGGACGCGGCCGAGCCCTACCCGGCACCGTTCTACGACCCGTTCACCACGCTCGCCTGGCTCGCCGGGCAGACCGAACGGATCGAACTCGGCACGACCGTCGCGATCGTGCCGTATCGCCACCCGCTGCACACCGCGCGCGTGACCGCCAACATCGACCAGTTCAGCGGCGGTCGTCTCCTGGTGGGAGCCGGAATCGGCTGGGCGCAGCAGGAATATCAGGCGCTGGGCCTGCCCTTCGAGCGCCGTGGCCGGATGACCGATGAGTACCTGGAGGTCATCACCCGGTCCTGGCGCGAGGAAACACTGTCGTTCCACGGCGAATTCGTCTCGTTCGACGACGTGTCCACCGGCCCGCTGCCGACCCGGCAACCGCCGCTGTGGGTGGGCGGCAACAGTGCGGCGGCGATCCGCCGGACGGTGCGATTCGGCGACGCGTGGCACCCGTACAACCAGCGGCTTCCGTGGCTGCGCGACGAAGGTCTGCCCGCGCTGCGGCGCGCCGCCGAGGACGCCGGCCGCGTCACGCCCGACTTCGCGCCGCGCCTGCCGTTGCTGCTGACCGACGGCGCGCTCGACGACGACACGCGGCCTGCCGGTCAAGGCACCCTCGACCAGGTCCGCCGGGACGTGGACGAGCTCGCCGAACTCGGTGCGACGCACGTCCTGTTCGACACCTATCCGGGCACTCCGGCCGAGATGCGCCCGCAGGCGCAGGATCACCGGATCCTCGACGCCCTCGCGCAGCACATCCTCGGCTGA
- the map gene encoding type I methionyl aminopeptidase, protein MIELKTPAEIDRMHVAGRFVAEVLTEVGRLADVGVNLLDLEHHVRGMIKRRGAESCYWDYSPSFGKGPFRNVICLSVNDAVLHGLPHDYVLRDGDMLTADIAVMVDGWAADSARTVIVGTPADEDLRIIRATEEALEAAIEVSRPGKRLGDISSAIGAVARDYGYPVNTEFGGHGIGRTMHGEPHVANKGRAGRGLKLRPGLTLALEPWFARTTDQIIYDADGWTIRSADGSRTAHSEHTIAITEEAPKVLTRR, encoded by the coding sequence GTGATCGAACTGAAGACGCCTGCGGAGATCGACCGCATGCACGTGGCCGGGCGTTTCGTCGCCGAGGTGCTCACCGAGGTCGGGCGCCTCGCTGACGTGGGCGTCAACCTCCTGGACCTGGAGCACCACGTTCGCGGCATGATCAAGCGGCGCGGCGCGGAGTCCTGCTACTGGGACTACTCGCCGTCGTTCGGCAAGGGGCCGTTCCGCAACGTCATCTGCCTGTCGGTCAACGACGCCGTCCTGCACGGTCTGCCGCACGACTACGTGCTGCGCGACGGGGACATGCTCACTGCGGACATCGCCGTGATGGTCGACGGCTGGGCGGCCGACTCGGCGCGCACCGTCATCGTCGGCACTCCCGCCGATGAGGACCTGCGGATCATCCGGGCCACCGAGGAAGCGCTGGAGGCGGCGATCGAGGTGTCGCGTCCGGGCAAACGACTGGGAGACATCTCGTCCGCGATCGGGGCGGTGGCCCGGGACTACGGCTATCCGGTCAACACCGAGTTCGGTGGGCACGGCATCGGCCGCACCATGCACGGGGAGCCGCACGTGGCGAACAAGGGCCGGGCGGGTCGCGGCCTGAAGCTCCGGCCGGGCCTGACCCTGGCGCTCGAACCCTGGTTCGCCCGCACCACCGATCAGATCATCTACGACGCCGACGGCTGGACGATCCGGTCGGCCGACGGATCGCGCACGGCCCACTCCGAGCACACGATCGCCATCACCGAGGAGGCGCCCAAGGTGCTCACCCGGCGGTAG
- a CDS encoding snapalysin family zinc-dependent metalloprotease, with product MPRFSMTTALAGAASAILLVTGAPLAGAVSGEAAEPHIVTYDASQAEEFQAAIDEAAEVWNGQLSNVKLEKATDGQADLTVLADDEWPRAQTESLGVGTVWMGRQAVDEGHHIPRIATHEIGHIFGLPDDRTGVCEDLMSGASAGTDCKNNLANPEEKAQIEENFAQGAEIEPRLFTEAPALAGR from the coding sequence ATGCCCAGGTTCTCGATGACGACCGCACTCGCCGGTGCGGCTTCCGCGATTCTGCTGGTGACGGGGGCGCCGCTGGCAGGAGCCGTCTCCGGTGAAGCAGCCGAACCGCACATCGTCACCTACGACGCCAGCCAGGCCGAGGAGTTCCAGGCGGCCATCGACGAGGCCGCCGAGGTGTGGAACGGCCAGCTCTCCAACGTCAAGCTGGAGAAGGCCACCGACGGCCAAGCCGACCTCACCGTGCTCGCCGACGACGAATGGCCCCGCGCCCAGACCGAGTCCCTCGGCGTCGGCACGGTGTGGATGGGACGGCAGGCCGTCGACGAAGGCCACCACATCCCGCGCATCGCCACCCACGAGATCGGCCACATCTTCGGTCTGCCCGACGACCGGACCGGCGTGTGCGAGGACCTCATGTCCGGGGCGAGCGCCGGGACGGACTGCAAGAACAACCTCGCCAACCCTGAGGAGAAGGCGCAGATCGAGGAGAACTTCGCGCAGGGCGCGGAGATCGAGCCTCGGCTGTTCACCGAGGCCCCGGCTCTCGCGGGCCGCTGA
- a CDS encoding sucrase ferredoxin: protein MTQRPAPTWPRCSFVAQAAADPLEGSAPPAQRWFLIEHPGPWGHDALTGSGIDPGAVTAVSEWAAAERARVALVRRPGRGSRGGTRRWFRVDSRPGQESIRTGEFTADAELAAAVHAPGEPDEEPLNLVCAHGRHDTCCAVRGRPVAAALAASDPGRTWECSHVGGCRFAPALVLLPHGFLLGNVPVQDAIEAAGDYRAGRLDPRWVRGRCSLPPAAQAAQHHARAATGITGVDALGVIGAEPDGETGWRVELAEPACTVLLRERWVATGRPLTCAATSPGRMRVFDLVELRR, encoded by the coding sequence GTGACGCAACGACCCGCGCCGACGTGGCCGCGCTGCTCCTTCGTCGCCCAAGCCGCAGCCGATCCGCTGGAGGGCTCCGCGCCGCCCGCGCAGCGCTGGTTCCTGATCGAACACCCCGGCCCGTGGGGTCACGACGCGCTGACCGGGTCCGGGATCGATCCCGGTGCCGTGACGGCCGTGTCCGAATGGGCCGCCGCCGAGCGCGCTCGGGTGGCCCTCGTGCGCAGACCGGGACGCGGATCCCGTGGCGGGACGCGCCGCTGGTTCCGGGTGGACTCCCGCCCTGGCCAGGAGTCGATCCGCACCGGTGAGTTCACCGCGGACGCCGAACTCGCCGCCGCCGTGCACGCACCCGGTGAACCCGACGAGGAACCGCTGAACCTGGTGTGCGCGCACGGCAGGCACGACACCTGCTGCGCGGTGCGCGGGCGGCCGGTGGCGGCGGCGCTCGCGGCGTCGGATCCTGGGCGCACCTGGGAGTGCAGCCACGTCGGCGGCTGCCGGTTCGCGCCCGCACTGGTCCTGCTGCCCCACGGTTTTCTCCTCGGCAACGTCCCGGTGCAGGACGCGATCGAGGCCGCGGGGGACTACCGCGCCGGGCGCCTCGATCCGCGCTGGGTGCGGGGCCGCTGCTCACTTCCGCCCGCGGCGCAGGCCGCGCAGCACCACGCACGGGCGGCCACCGGGATCACCGGCGTCGACGCCCTGGGCGTGATCGGCGCCGAACCGGACGGCGAGACCGGCTGGCGGGTGGAACTCGCCGAGCCCGCCTGCACGGTGCTGCTGCGCGAACGGTGGGTCGCCACCGGTCGCCCCTTGACCTGCGCGGCGACCTCACCTGGCCGGATGCGCGTCTTCGACCTCGTAGAGCTCCGCCGGTGA
- a CDS encoding cupin domain-containing protein: MAAPTAERTAVPAELSESADTAAPPGALARVVGPDVDGFGDRYWGRAPLLVRGADSAGFRDVLDLDGVDELLSRRGLRTPFLRLAREGAVVDSGWFTGPGGVGAEIGDQVRDDKVATLFAEGTTVVLQALHRNFSGVIDFTTVLAEELGHPVQANAYVTPPASRGFSAHYDVHDVFVLQLAGRKHWTVHAPVHTDPLRDQPWTDHARAVADRARADPPAIDTVLEPGDAMYLPRGWLHAATALGDVSAHLTIGVHVLTRFALAEALTALCGQDQDLRASLPLGIDVADPEQLAPYLDAVRTALSDALRDVPAEAVARHVRGLVWSGGRPEPVRPVAGAAFAEGLAAGDAVRRRTGLHHRLLDHNGQVVLELPDRRISLPAAVAAPLRALLSGATFRVGELPGADEADQVVLVRRLLREGVLVPATRT; the protein is encoded by the coding sequence ATGGCGGCGCCGACGGCGGAGCGGACAGCGGTGCCCGCTGAGCTCAGCGAATCAGCGGACACCGCCGCTCCCCCAGGGGCGCTGGCCCGAGTCGTCGGACCCGATGTGGACGGGTTCGGCGACCGGTACTGGGGTCGCGCGCCGTTGCTGGTGCGCGGCGCCGACAGCGCCGGCTTCCGCGATGTGCTCGACCTCGACGGTGTGGACGAGCTGCTCTCGCGTCGCGGGCTGCGCACGCCGTTCCTGCGGCTCGCGCGAGAAGGCGCGGTGGTCGACTCCGGCTGGTTCACCGGCCCCGGCGGCGTGGGCGCGGAGATCGGCGACCAAGTGCGCGACGACAAGGTCGCCACGCTCTTCGCCGAGGGCACCACTGTGGTTCTGCAGGCGCTGCACCGGAACTTCTCCGGCGTCATCGACTTCACCACGGTGCTCGCCGAAGAGCTCGGGCATCCCGTGCAGGCCAACGCATACGTGACGCCGCCCGCCTCGCGCGGGTTCTCCGCCCACTACGACGTGCACGACGTGTTCGTGCTCCAGCTCGCCGGGCGCAAGCACTGGACCGTGCACGCTCCCGTGCACACCGATCCGTTGCGCGATCAGCCCTGGACCGACCACGCCCGCGCCGTCGCCGACCGCGCCCGCGCGGATCCGCCCGCGATCGACACCGTGCTGGAGCCGGGCGACGCGATGTACCTGCCGCGCGGCTGGCTGCACGCCGCGACGGCGCTCGGCGACGTCTCGGCCCACCTGACCATCGGCGTGCACGTGCTCACCCGGTTCGCGCTGGCAGAGGCGCTGACCGCGCTCTGCGGCCAGGACCAGGACCTGCGCGCCTCACTACCGCTGGGCATCGACGTGGCCGACCCGGAGCAGCTCGCCCCGTACTTGGACGCGGTGCGCACGGCGCTGAGCGACGCGCTGCGGGACGTGCCCGCCGAAGCCGTCGCCCGTCACGTCCGCGGCCTGGTCTGGTCCGGAGGGCGGCCCGAACCGGTTCGGCCGGTGGCCGGTGCCGCGTTCGCCGAGGGCCTGGCGGCGGGCGACGCCGTGCGGCGGCGCACCGGGCTGCACCACCGGCTGCTCGACCACAACGGCCAAGTGGTGCTGGAGTTGCCGGACCGTCGGATCTCGCTGCCCGCCGCGGTCGCGGCGCCGCTGCGCGCGCTGCTGAGCGGCGCCACGTTCCGCGTGGGAGAACTGCCGGGAGCCGACGAAGCCGACCAAGTGGTCTTGGTTCGCCGACTGCTCCGAGAAGGCGTGCTCGTACCGGCCACCAGGACGTGA